The genomic DNA TGGCGCGCTTGAACGCCACGTGCAGGTCGGTGAGCAGGGCGTGTTCCTCGGCATCGTTGAAACGCAATTTTTCCGACAGGATCAGGGCACCACCCGGCAACAGGGACTGGCGAATGCGGCTCAACAGTGCGGTGCGCTGGTCCGGCGCGATGAATTGCAGGGTGAAATTCAGGGCCACCACCGAGGCCGGCTGGAACGTCAGGGCGAGGATGTCACCTTCGATCACTTCAACCGGCAGCAGCTCCTGGAACATCGAGTCCTGGCCGTTGAGGTATTCGCGACAACGCTCGACCATGGCCGCCGAGTTATCCACAGCGATGACACGGCAACCGTCGGTGCGCACATGGCGACGCAGGGCCTGGGTCACCGCACCGAGGGACGAACCCAGGTCATAGAGCACGCTGCTTGGCTGGGCGAATTGCGCGGCGAGCACGCCGAGGTTTTCGACGATGGTCGGGTAACCCGGCACCGAACGCTTGATCATGTCCGGAAACACCCGCACCACGTCCTCGTTGAAGGCGAAGTCCGGCACTTGGGCCAGGGGTTGGGCGAATAGGCGATCGGGATCTTTGCTCACGGCGGTTCCAGCGGCATGGGTGGTGAAAAGGCCGGCATTTTAACCAAAAAACCTGCGGGAGCGAGCTTTGTGGGAGCAAGGCCCTGTGGGAGCAAGGCTTGCCCGCGATAAAGGCACTGCGGTCTATAGCAAGACCGCATTATCGTTCATCGCGGGCAAGCCCTGCTCCCACAGAGCCTCGCTCCCACATTGATCTTTGTTCAGTGCCGCTTTTGCGGGAACGCCGACGCTGTAATGCCCCATTGGCCCAGCCAGTAACTGATGATGATCAGGTAAGGCGCGGCATGGAAGGGCTGCACGAACCGGTTGATGCCGATCAGGCTGTCGGAAAACACAAACGCCAGGGCCCCGGCGGCGGCCAGCCACGCCGAACGCTTGGGCACGTCGGTGCCCCGCCGGGCCAACGCCCGCCAGAGCATGGCGCTGATGACCAGGCCGTAGACCACCACCGGCACCAGCAACGGCCCGAGACCGCTCGACACCAGAATCCCCAACAGCACCGCGCCGATGCCCAAGGCCAGGGCCAATGGCAGCAGCGCCGGACGACGACAGTCGCTGAGGTAGGCTTTCAGGTAGGCCAGGTGCGCCAGCAGAAACGCGCCGAGACCGAACACGAACAGGTCCCCCGGCCAGGCCAGCAGCACATCGCCCACCAGTGAAAAAATCAGCCCGAGGCTGATCCAGCGCCGATAGTCGCTGGGCGGTGCATCGTGCAGCCAGCCGAGCAGGGCCAGCACGGGCATGGGCTTGACCAGCAGGCACAGCAGCGTGGCATGCATGGCCAGGCCGTACAGGTAGGTGGCCGCACCCATCAGTGCGAGGATCAGCCAACCCACGGTCAGTTCACCGCAATGGCGCAGTCAAAGGTTTCCACGGGCGGTACTTCTGGTGCCCAAGGCTGTTGATAAGTCAGGCGCAAGCGCCCGGTGCCGGCGCTGAACGCCTGGAAGCGCCAGGTCGACACGCCGGCGGCGCCCACGATGCCGGCGTCTTCCGGGTTGCGATAGACCTCCGGCCCCAAGCCTTTCAACACACCGCCGGCCGAATCCTGGATCGCCCAGCGATAACCGGTGGTGGGGTTGCTCGGCAAGCTCAAAATCAGGTTCTGCCCGTTATTGAGCCGCACCGGGCACTGGCTCAGTTTTTCCACGGTCACGTTGCGTCCGCTTTGCGTGGCGCAGGCGCTCAGCAGGGCGAGGCTGAGGGGGACGAAGAGGCGGGTGAGGGACATAAGGGCTCCGGCATTCACGACGAACGGCGAGCATAACCGAAGATGCTACTGGGTGTGTCAGGTGGGAAGGTGTTGTCTGTCAGGGCCCCATCGCGAGCAAGCTCGCTCCCACAGTGGATTTGTGTCGTTCACAAAATTTGTAATCCACACGAACCCTGTGGGAGCGAGCTTGCTCGCGATGGGGCCGGAACAGTCGCTACATAATTATCAGAACAGCACCTTGGCCACATCCGCAAACCGCTTGGCAAAGTGCACCGTCACACCTTCCTTGAGGTAGTCCGGCAATTCTTCAAAGTTGCCCCGGTTGGCTTCCGGCAGGATCAGTTCATTGATTTTCTGCCGGCGCGCGGCGATGACTTTCTCGCGCACGCCACCAATCGGCGGGACGTGCCCGGTGAGGGTCAGCTCGCCGGTCATGGCCACGCCTTTTTTCGGCGGCTGGTTGCGGGCCAGGGACAGCAAGGCGCTGGCCATGGTCACACCGGCACTCGGGCCGTCCTTGGGTGTGGCGCCTTCCGGTACGTGCAGGTGAACAAAGGCTTCGTCGAAGAACTTCGGATCGCCGCCAAATTGCTTCAAGTGCGAACTGACGTAGCTGTGGGCGATCTCCGCCGACTCCTTCATCACCTCTCCCAGTTGCCCGGTCAGCTTGAAGCCGCGATTGAGGGTGTGGATGCGCGTCGCCTCGATCGGCAAGGTCGCGCCGCCCATGCTGGTCCAGGCCAGGCCGGTAATCACCCCGATGCCGGACAACACCTGCTCATTGCGGAACACCGGTTTGCCCAGGGACGCCTCTAAGTCCTTCGGCCCAAGCTTGATCACCGCTTTCGGGTCGTCGATCAGCTTCATCACCGCCTTGCGCACCAGTTTGCCCAGCTGTTTCTCCAACTGCCGCACCCCGGCCTCACGGGCGTAACCGTCGATCAGGGCCTTGAGGGCGCTGTCGTTGATGC from Pseudomonas beijingensis includes the following:
- the cmoA gene encoding carboxy-S-adenosyl-L-methionine synthase CmoA, with product MSKDPDRLFAQPLAQVPDFAFNEDVVRVFPDMIKRSVPGYPTIVENLGVLAAQFAQPSSVLYDLGSSLGAVTQALRRHVRTDGCRVIAVDNSAAMVERCREYLNGQDSMFQELLPVEVIEGDILALTFQPASVVALNFTLQFIAPDQRTALLSRIRQSLLPGGALILSEKLRFNDAEEHALLTDLHVAFKRANGYSELEIAQKRSAIENVMKPDSLEEHRERLLAAGFSKVVPWFQCLNFASLIALP
- a CDS encoding lysoplasmalogenase gives rise to the protein MGWLILALMGAATYLYGLAMHATLLCLLVKPMPVLALLGWLHDAPPSDYRRWISLGLIFSLVGDVLLAWPGDLFVFGLGAFLLAHLAYLKAYLSDCRRPALLPLALALGIGAVLLGILVSSGLGPLLVPVVVYGLVISAMLWRALARRGTDVPKRSAWLAAAGALAFVFSDSLIGINRFVQPFHAAPYLIIISYWLGQWGITASAFPQKRH
- a CDS encoding protease inhibitor I42 family protein produces the protein MSLTRLFVPLSLALLSACATQSGRNVTVEKLSQCPVRLNNGQNLILSLPSNPTTGYRWAIQDSAGGVLKGLGPEVYRNPEDAGIVGAAGVSTWRFQAFSAGTGRLRLTYQQPWAPEVPPVETFDCAIAVN